The window TTCAATTTGACCACGTGCGGCTTCGAACATCCGAATCGCGTCGGACAGCTCTGGCAGTGGCTTGTCGGAAGAGGGAGGTGTTTGGCTCATCGCCGAACTTTAGCCCGGTCGTGCGGCTCTGTCACCCAGCGTCCAAAGCTCACCATCATTCAGATTCGCCGACCCGGGCAAACCATTTCGATACGGCGGTGCCCGATACTACGTTTCACGATCGTCGTTCAGTGGATCGAACAACTACCTGAGTCGCACGATTTGCCCGCCAGCCGATACCGACGTTTGGCGACCTCGTGATACAGCCGACGCCACAATTTTGCCGTCCCCGGAAGATGCAAGATCGGAGCAGCAAACCACAGCATCGGTAACCGTCGCGAAAGGTAGCGAACCGCATCGGCACCGCCGTGACGTTGGCCTTGCTGATCAATCACGTACATCTGTTCCATCAGCTGCTCTCGCGTCAGATCGGGATAACGGGTCGACACTCGATCGTCATGGAGCGACAAAAACGCCAGCCTCTTTCCACCCCAATCCAGACGCCGAAGGTTCTGGACGCCCGCTTTGCAAAAATTGCAGTGGCCGTCGTAAATCACCACATCGCACGTCGAGCACTGGTCAGGATCCGGCAAATCGCCAGATCCGCGTGTCGTTTGCGAAGGACCGGGCAATGGCTCTGCGGCCGTTTTCGCGTCGGTAATGGGTTGGGTTTGAGACATGTATGGAAGTGTACGTCACTGGCGAACCCGCCGGATAGGATTCTCGTTTCATCGGGGAATTTGAGGAACGGCACGGATTCCGCCGCACAGATTCTGCCGTCGGGAGCAAGATTCGGCGTGCGGGAAAAGCGTTCGCCGCGCTATAATGATAAGAATCGAACCGCACTCGTTCCAAGTTCACAACTTCGGGCACCCACGGAGCTATCCATGACCAGCGTCGCCCCATCGCAGGATCCGCACGACGAGTTGACCCAGTGGTCGCCCGAGGAAGCCAAGGCCAAAGTGGAATCGAAGGTTCGTTCCGCTCGCAGGCGAATGATGCTTGGGAAGTTTGGACGCACGTTCGCTGTAACATGGTTTGTTGGTTTGATTGTCGCAACGATTGCGGTCGGTGCGATGGCAATCACCCCGTTGCCGCTGGATCGCTTCGGATTGGAATCTTCCGAAGTTGGAGCCTCCCCGTTGACGGTGCAGCAATGGGCGACGGGATGGATCGTGGCTGCCACCGTGGTTTCCATTCTTGCGTCCGCGATTGTGACGATGGTCTCGGCTCCATCGGTCATGCGAGTCGCTGCCGAAGTCGATTCTCGATTCGGATTGAAAGAACGTTTGAGCAGCGCATTGTCATCCGATGGTTCGACGGATGGAAAATCCGCGGCCGGGAACGCACTCCGGCAGGATGCCGCCCGACGAGCCAGCAAGCTGGACGTGGCGGAGAAGTTTGCTTTGTCACCTCAGCGAGTTTCTTGGTTGCCGCTGGCGATTGTCCCGATTTTGGCCGTCATGGTTTTCGCGATCGAGCCGGCAACCGAAATCACTTCCGAGCTGAACAACGAAGTCAACGCGAGCGAAGTTCGACAAGTCAAAATCGCCGCCGCGGAGCTGAAGAAACGTTTGGCTCAACAAAAGCGAGAAGCCGATGCGAAGGGCTTACTCGAGGCACGCGAACTGTTCGAGAAGATGGAATCGCAACTCGACAAGATCACCGAAAGCAAAACGTTGAAACGCAAGGACGCGTTGCTGGAACTCAACGACATCAAAGAACAAATCCAAGCTCGCAAGGACCGACTGGGGTCGCCGGAAGAGATGCGCAAGACGCTCGCTCAGATGAAGGGGCTCGATGGCGGTCCGG of the Rhodopirellula baltica SH 1 genome contains:
- a CDS encoding thiol-disulfide oxidoreductase DCC family protein; translated protein: MSQTQPITDAKTAAEPLPGPSQTTRGSGDLPDPDQCSTCDVVIYDGHCNFCKAGVQNLRRLDWGGKRLAFLSLHDDRVSTRYPDLTREQLMEQMYVIDQQGQRHGGADAVRYLSRRLPMLWFAAPILHLPGTAKLWRRLYHEVAKRRYRLAGKSCDSGSCSIH